A window of the Burkholderia sp. 9120 genome harbors these coding sequences:
- a CDS encoding ATP-binding cassette domain-containing protein — protein MSLYTITGAQLAFGHVALLDHADFSLEAGERVGLIGRNGAGKSSLLKIVADLTKPDDGLVTRQQNLTTVYVPQEPEFDTDDTVFEAVAAGLAHARSLLDEYDVVANQLADEPEGAEHDALMDRMNTLQSSLDSVDAWNWSTRVATTLQQIGLNGEARVGSLSGGMQKRVALARALVVQPDVLLLDEPTNHLDFEGIRWLEDLLVSLRAGLFFITHDRAFLDRVATRIVDLDRGRLLSYPGNFSAYQTRKAQQLEIEQVEAAKFDKLLAQEEVWIRKGVEARRTRSVGRIARLVEMRNQRADRRNVQGNVRLDVGQGEKSGKIVAELTDVTKRYGSRTVVDNFTATVMRGDKIGFVGPNGAGKTTLLKMILAELAPDEGTVRVGTNLQVAYFDQMRAQLDLEKSLADTISPGSEWVEVNGQKKHVMSYLGDFLFAPERARSPVKSLSGGERNRLLLARLFARPANVLVLDEPTNDLDIPTLELLEELLTEYDGTVLLVSHDRAFLDNVATSVIAAEGGGKWREYVGGFTDWQIQRDRSQQMALEAQKEAGKEAGKDAAASKEPAARNTQQRAAKLSFKEQRELEALPPKIAALEAEQKTIGAQLEDGSVFAKDPQEGTRLTERYAAIDEELLVALERWDELENRRK, from the coding sequence ATGTCGCTTTACACCATTACCGGGGCGCAACTCGCGTTCGGTCACGTCGCGTTGCTCGATCACGCGGATTTCTCTCTCGAAGCGGGCGAGCGCGTTGGGCTGATCGGCCGTAACGGCGCGGGCAAGTCGTCGCTGCTGAAGATCGTCGCGGATCTGACCAAACCTGACGACGGCCTCGTCACGCGTCAACAGAACCTGACCACGGTCTACGTGCCGCAGGAACCCGAGTTCGATACGGACGACACGGTGTTCGAGGCGGTCGCTGCAGGCCTCGCGCACGCCCGTTCGTTGCTCGACGAATACGACGTGGTCGCCAATCAGCTCGCCGACGAGCCGGAAGGCGCGGAGCACGATGCGCTGATGGACCGCATGAACACGCTGCAATCGTCGCTGGACTCGGTGGACGCGTGGAACTGGAGCACGCGCGTGGCCACCACGCTGCAGCAGATCGGCCTGAACGGCGAAGCGCGCGTCGGTTCGCTGTCGGGCGGCATGCAAAAGCGCGTGGCGCTGGCGCGCGCGCTGGTCGTGCAGCCGGACGTGCTGCTGCTCGACGAGCCGACCAACCACCTGGATTTCGAAGGCATTCGCTGGCTCGAAGACCTGCTGGTCTCGCTGCGCGCGGGCCTGTTCTTCATTACCCACGACCGCGCGTTCCTCGACCGTGTCGCCACGCGTATCGTCGATCTGGATCGCGGCCGTCTGCTGTCGTATCCGGGCAATTTCTCCGCTTACCAGACGCGCAAGGCGCAGCAACTCGAAATCGAACAGGTCGAAGCGGCCAAGTTCGACAAGCTGCTCGCGCAGGAAGAAGTGTGGATTCGCAAAGGCGTCGAGGCACGCCGCACGCGCAGCGTCGGCCGGATCGCGCGGCTCGTGGAAATGCGCAATCAGCGCGCGGATCGCCGCAACGTGCAGGGCAACGTCAGGCTCGACGTCGGCCAGGGCGAGAAGTCCGGCAAGATCGTCGCCGAATTGACCGACGTGACCAAGCGCTACGGTTCGCGCACGGTGGTCGACAACTTCACGGCCACGGTCATGCGCGGCGACAAGATCGGTTTCGTCGGTCCGAACGGCGCGGGCAAGACCACGCTGCTCAAGATGATCCTCGCCGAACTCGCACCGGACGAAGGCACGGTGCGCGTCGGCACCAATCTGCAGGTCGCCTATTTCGACCAGATGCGCGCGCAACTGGATCTGGAAAAGAGTCTCGCCGACACGATCAGCCCGGGCAGCGAATGGGTCGAAGTCAACGGCCAGAAGAAGCACGTCATGAGCTATCTCGGCGACTTCCTGTTCGCGCCGGAACGCGCGCGTTCGCCGGTCAAGTCGCTGTCGGGCGGCGAGCGCAACCGTCTGCTGCTGGCGCGTCTGTTCGCGCGGCCGGCTAACGTGCTGGTGCTCGACGAACCGACCAACGACCTCGACATTCCCACGCTCGAACTGCTCGAAGAACTGCTCACCGAATACGACGGCACGGTGCTGCTGGTCAGCCACGATCGCGCGTTCCTCGATAACGTCGCGACCTCGGTGATCGCGGCGGAAGGCGGCGGCAAGTGGCGCGAATACGTCGGCGGTTTTACCGACTGGCAGATTCAGCGCGACCGCTCGCAGCAAATGGCGCTTGAGGCACAGAAGGAAGCCGGTAAAGAAGCGGGCAAAGACGCCGCGGCGTCCAAAGAACCGGCGGCCCGCAATACGCAGCAGCGCGCCGCCAAGCTGTCCTTCAAGGAACAGCGCGAACTGGAGGCGCTGCCGCCGAAGATCGCCGCGCTGGAAGCCGAGCAGAAGACCATCGGCGCGCAACTGGAAGACGGTTCCGTGTTCGCTAAAGACCCGCAGGAGGGCACGCGCCTGACTGAACGCTACGCCGCGATCGACGAAGAACTGCTGGTCGCGCTGGAACGCTGGGACGAACTGGAAAACCGTCGCAAGTGA
- the parE gene encoding DNA topoisomerase IV subunit B, producing the protein MSTKKPNAAYSEASIKVLKGLEPVKQRPGMYTRTENPLHIIQEVIDNASDEALGGHGRQITVTLHADHSVSVEDDGRGIPFGLHPEEGVPVVEIVFTRLHAGGKFDKAAGGAYTFSGGLHGVGVSVTNALSNRLDVTVWRDGKVADLSFANGDVAKELEVRSAVKGDKKSGTRVTAWANPKYFDSPNLPLGELQRLLRSKAVLLPGVEVTLINEKTGEQQTWKYEDGLRGYLLEGMNGSDLLIPLFEGERFVENSRTSEETFAEGEGASWVVAWSEEGTLMRESYVNLIPTPAGGTHESGLRDGLFQAVKSFVEMHNLQPKGVKLLAEDVFARVSFVLSAKVLDPQFQGQIKERLNSRDAVKLVSSFSRPALELWLNQHVEHGKKLADLVIKQAQARTRAGQKVEKRKSSGVAVLPGKLTDCESTEIGRNELFLVEGDSAGGSAKMGRDKEYQAILPLRGKVLNTWETERDRLFANNEVHDISVAIGVDPHSPDDKIDLSNLRYGKICILSDADVDGSHIQVLLLTLFFKHFPQLIERGHVCVARPPLFRVDAPARGKKPAQKLYALDAGELEAILDKLRKDGVRDTQWSISRFKGLGEMSAEQLWDTTMNPDTRRLTPVALGELDYDATVARMTMLMGKGEAASRRSWLEEKGNEVEADI; encoded by the coding sequence ATGTCTACGAAAAAGCCAAACGCCGCGTATAGCGAAGCGTCGATCAAGGTGTTGAAGGGCCTCGAGCCGGTCAAGCAACGGCCCGGGATGTACACCCGCACCGAAAATCCGCTGCACATCATTCAGGAAGTCATCGACAACGCGTCGGACGAGGCCCTCGGCGGCCACGGCCGGCAAATCACCGTCACGCTGCACGCGGACCACTCGGTCTCGGTGGAAGACGACGGCCGCGGCATTCCTTTCGGTCTGCATCCGGAAGAAGGCGTGCCGGTCGTCGAAATCGTCTTCACGCGCCTGCATGCGGGCGGCAAGTTCGACAAAGCCGCGGGCGGCGCGTACACGTTCTCGGGCGGCCTGCACGGCGTCGGCGTGTCGGTCACCAACGCGCTGTCCAACCGCCTCGACGTCACCGTGTGGCGCGACGGCAAGGTCGCCGATCTGAGCTTCGCCAATGGCGACGTCGCCAAAGAGCTCGAAGTGCGTTCCGCCGTGAAGGGCGACAAGAAGTCCGGCACGCGCGTCACCGCGTGGGCCAATCCGAAATACTTCGATTCGCCGAACCTGCCGCTCGGCGAACTGCAACGTCTGCTGCGCTCGAAAGCGGTGCTGCTGCCGGGCGTCGAAGTCACGCTGATCAACGAGAAAACCGGCGAACAGCAAACCTGGAAATACGAAGACGGTCTGCGCGGCTATCTGCTCGAAGGCATGAACGGCAGCGATCTGCTGATCCCGTTGTTCGAGGGCGAGCGTTTCGTCGAGAACTCGCGCACGAGCGAAGAGACTTTCGCGGAAGGCGAGGGCGCGTCGTGGGTCGTCGCGTGGAGCGAAGAAGGCACGCTGATGCGCGAGTCGTACGTGAACCTGATTCCGACGCCCGCGGGCGGCACGCACGAATCCGGTTTGCGCGACGGTCTGTTCCAGGCAGTCAAGAGCTTCGTCGAAATGCACAACCTGCAGCCGAAGGGCGTGAAGCTGCTCGCCGAAGACGTGTTCGCGCGCGTCTCGTTCGTGCTGTCGGCCAAGGTGCTCGATCCGCAATTCCAAGGGCAGATCAAGGAACGGTTGAATAGCCGCGACGCGGTCAAACTGGTGTCGTCGTTCTCGCGGCCGGCGCTGGAGTTGTGGCTGAATCAGCACGTCGAGCACGGCAAGAAACTCGCCGACCTCGTCATCAAGCAGGCGCAGGCGCGCACGCGTGCCGGTCAGAAGGTCGAGAAGCGCAAGAGCTCGGGCGTGGCGGTGTTGCCGGGCAAGCTGACCGATTGCGAGTCGACGGAAATTGGCCGCAACGAACTGTTCCTCGTCGAGGGCGACTCGGCGGGCGGTTCGGCGAAGATGGGCCGCGACAAGGAATATCAGGCGATCCTGCCGTTGCGCGGCAAGGTGCTGAACACGTGGGAAACCGAACGCGACCGGCTGTTCGCCAATAACGAAGTGCACGACATTTCGGTAGCGATCGGCGTCGATCCGCATAGCCCGGACGACAAGATCGATCTGTCGAATCTGCGCTACGGCAAGATCTGCATTCTGTCGGACGCTGACGTCGACGGTTCGCATATTCAGGTGCTGCTGCTCACGCTGTTCTTCAAGCATTTCCCGCAACTGATCGAGCGCGGGCATGTGTGCGTCGCGCGTCCGCCGTTGTTCCGGGTCGACGCACCGGCGCGCGGCAAGAAGCCCGCGCAGAAGCTGTATGCGCTCGACGCGGGCGAGCTCGAAGCGATCCTCGACAAACTCCGTAAAGACGGCGTGCGCGACACGCAGTGGTCGATCAGCCGCTTCAAGGGCCTCGGCGAAATGAGCGCGGAACAGCTGTGGGACACGACCATGAACCCCGACACGCGGCGTCTGACGCCGGTCGCGCTCGGCGAACTCGACTACGACGCCACGGTAGCGCGCATGACCATGCTGATGGGCAAGGGCGAAGCGGCCTCGCGCCGCAGCTGGCTGGAAGAAAAGGGCAATGAAGTGGAAGCGGACATCTGA
- a CDS encoding CocE/NonD family hydrolase, with protein MTFSKGWFFFFIILLWLGAARPALADDPKAASKAPAAALESERVITVPGDPDRPVDLQMTIYTPKGPGPFSLAVMNHGATGNTAPSDQPRYYLTFSAYYFLSRGYAVALPMMRGYAGSGGHLLQHGCDDVAIGLDAARDIRAVIDYLKQQPNIDGSRIVVAGQSFGGWNTLALGTLNVPGVKALVSFAGGMRANDCADQDTALSDAAARLGARTATPSIWFFGDNDAVFPTPVWRAMYEHYVAAGGPATLVAYGQFGADSHNLLGSAAALHLWVPELDAFLAKVGLPHTQVSPEYMPTPAPAPSHYAALDDMQALPYLTEHDYAYYRAFLNMPSPRAFAIGPHGAASSSEGFDAQLEALKLCGKASSDCRLYAVDNDVVWTRPSSVPVATRFAQLGDVSAVPYLNAQGREGYRNFLKMRRPRAFSISSNGAWEAVSLGIDPAAEAQEACNRLFHHCRLYAVDGDVVWPESASRK; from the coding sequence ATGACGTTTAGCAAAGGGTGGTTTTTCTTTTTCATCATCCTTCTGTGGCTGGGTGCGGCACGACCTGCGCTGGCAGACGATCCCAAGGCGGCATCCAAAGCACCGGCCGCGGCGCTAGAGAGCGAACGCGTTATTACGGTGCCGGGCGACCCCGATCGTCCTGTCGACCTGCAGATGACCATTTACACGCCGAAGGGCCCAGGTCCCTTTTCGTTGGCCGTGATGAATCATGGTGCGACCGGAAATACGGCGCCCAGTGACCAGCCACGTTATTACCTCACATTCTCAGCGTATTACTTTCTGTCGCGCGGCTACGCGGTCGCATTGCCAATGATGCGGGGCTACGCCGGCTCGGGTGGTCATCTGTTGCAACATGGTTGCGACGATGTGGCCATTGGCCTGGATGCGGCGCGCGACATTCGGGCGGTGATCGATTACCTGAAACAGCAACCCAATATCGACGGAAGTCGCATTGTGGTGGCGGGGCAGAGCTTCGGTGGCTGGAACACGCTGGCACTCGGCACGCTGAACGTACCGGGCGTCAAGGCTTTGGTGAGTTTCGCAGGTGGCATGCGGGCAAACGACTGCGCCGATCAGGACACTGCACTGAGCGACGCTGCGGCGCGGTTGGGTGCGCGCACGGCAACTCCGTCCATCTGGTTCTTCGGCGATAACGATGCGGTATTCCCCACACCGGTGTGGCGCGCGATGTATGAGCACTACGTCGCAGCGGGCGGTCCGGCGACGCTTGTGGCCTACGGCCAGTTTGGCGCTGATTCGCACAACCTTCTGGGTTCGGCCGCAGCCCTTCATTTGTGGGTGCCCGAACTCGACGCGTTTCTTGCAAAGGTGGGATTACCGCACACGCAGGTGAGTCCCGAGTATATGCCGACGCCAGCACCTGCTCCGAGCCACTACGCGGCGCTCGACGACATGCAGGCATTGCCCTACCTGACGGAGCATGATTATGCGTATTACCGGGCATTCCTGAATATGCCTTCGCCACGCGCATTCGCTATCGGCCCGCACGGCGCGGCGTCAAGTTCCGAAGGATTTGACGCGCAACTCGAAGCTTTGAAGCTGTGCGGAAAAGCCAGTTCGGACTGCCGGCTTTACGCGGTCGATAACGATGTTGTATGGACACGGCCAAGCTCCGTACCCGTCGCGACGCGCTTTGCCCAGTTGGGGGATGTGAGCGCTGTGCCGTACCTGAACGCGCAGGGCAGGGAAGGATACCGGAATTTCCTGAAAATGCGCCGCCCGCGTGCCTTCTCTATTTCGTCAAATGGTGCCTGGGAGGCGGTCTCGCTGGGAATTGATCCAGCCGCCGAAGCGCAGGAGGCGTGCAACAGGCTCTTTCACCACTGCCGTCTATATGCCGTCGATGGCGACGTGGTGTGGCCAGAAAGCGCAAGCAGGAAATAG
- the parC gene encoding DNA topoisomerase IV subunit A yields MDDDNTLDLFTAPPPPEGDFLTLGNYAEGAYLEYAVSVVKGRALPDVCDGQKPVQRRILFAMNDMGLSDNAKPVKSARVVGDVLGKYHPHGDQSAYDALVRLAQDFSMRYPLIDGQGNFGSRDGDGAAAMRYTEARLTPIAKLLLDEIDQGTVDFMKNYDGEFDEPRLLPARLPFVLLNGASGIAVGLATEIPSHNLREVAGAAVSMIRNPNLSHAELMQHIPGPDFPGGGQIISSEAEIAAAYETGRGSLKVRARWKIEELARGQWQLVITELPPNTAAQKVLEEIEEQTNPKIKLGKKTLTPEQLQTKQTMLGLLDAVRDESGRDAPVRLVFEPKSSRIDQTDFVNTLLAHTSLESNASLNLVMVGGDGRPRQKGLREILQEWIAFRFATVTRRTRHRLSKVNDRIHILEGRMVVFLNIDEVIRIIREADEPKVALMAAFGLSDRQTEDILEIRLRQLARLEKIKIEKELAELRDEKAKLEELLGSESAMKRLLIKEIEGDAKQYGDERRTLIQQEKRATFEARVVDEPVTVVVSQKGWVRALKGHGLDAAGFTFKAGDGLYAAFQCRTPDTLVAWGSNGRVYSVAVALLPGGRGDGVPVTSLIELESGSHLMHYYAASADQALLLASSNGFGFVAKVGDMVSRVKAGKSFMTIDAGAAPLAPMPMLPDATHIACLSSGGRLLVFGLDEMKTLSGGGRGVTLMGLDDNETLVQALSVNHAGVILIGTRRGGRVDEEKLGPAALAPHVGKRARKGRTPESKMKLDGMRPVPAA; encoded by the coding sequence ATGGACGACGACAACACTCTCGACCTTTTCACCGCGCCGCCGCCCCCGGAGGGCGACTTTCTGACGCTCGGCAATTACGCGGAAGGCGCGTACCTCGAGTACGCGGTGAGCGTGGTCAAGGGCCGCGCGCTGCCGGACGTGTGCGACGGCCAGAAGCCGGTGCAGCGCCGCATCCTGTTTGCGATGAACGACATGGGCCTGTCCGACAACGCGAAGCCGGTCAAGTCCGCGCGCGTGGTCGGCGACGTGCTGGGTAAGTACCACCCGCACGGCGACCAGTCGGCCTACGACGCGCTGGTGCGTCTCGCGCAAGACTTCTCGATGCGCTACCCGCTGATCGACGGCCAGGGCAACTTCGGTTCGCGCGACGGCGACGGCGCAGCGGCCATGCGCTACACCGAAGCGCGCCTGACGCCGATCGCGAAGCTGCTGCTCGACGAGATCGACCAGGGCACGGTCGATTTCATGAAGAACTACGACGGCGAGTTCGACGAGCCGAGGCTGCTGCCCGCGCGTCTGCCGTTCGTGCTGCTCAACGGCGCATCGGGTATCGCGGTGGGTCTGGCCACGGAAATTCCGTCGCACAACCTGCGCGAAGTCGCGGGCGCCGCGGTCTCGATGATCCGCAACCCGAACCTGTCGCATGCCGAATTGATGCAACACATTCCGGGGCCGGACTTCCCGGGCGGCGGCCAGATCATTTCGAGCGAAGCGGAAATCGCCGCGGCCTACGAAACCGGTCGCGGCAGTCTGAAGGTACGCGCGCGCTGGAAGATCGAAGAACTCGCACGCGGCCAGTGGCAACTGGTGATCACGGAACTGCCGCCGAATACGGCCGCGCAGAAGGTGCTTGAGGAAATCGAAGAGCAGACCAACCCGAAGATCAAGCTCGGCAAGAAGACGCTCACGCCCGAACAGTTGCAGACCAAGCAGACCATGCTCGGGCTGCTCGACGCGGTGCGCGACGAATCCGGCCGCGATGCGCCGGTGCGTCTCGTGTTCGAGCCGAAGTCGAGCCGTATCGACCAGACCGATTTCGTCAACACGCTGCTCGCGCATACGAGCCTAGAATCGAACGCATCGCTGAATCTGGTGATGGTGGGTGGCGACGGCCGGCCGCGTCAGAAGGGCCTGCGCGAAATTCTGCAGGAGTGGATCGCGTTCCGCTTCGCGACCGTGACGCGCCGCACGCGTCATCGGCTGTCGAAGGTGAACGACCGGATTCACATCCTCGAAGGCCGGATGGTCGTCTTTCTGAATATCGACGAAGTCATCCGCATCATTCGCGAAGCGGATGAGCCGAAGGTCGCGTTGATGGCCGCGTTCGGCTTGTCCGACCGGCAGACCGAAGACATTCTTGAAATCCGGCTGCGTCAGTTGGCGCGCCTTGAGAAGATCAAGATCGAGAAGGAACTGGCCGAACTGCGCGACGAAAAGGCCAAGCTCGAAGAACTGCTCGGCAGCGAATCGGCCATGAAGCGCCTGCTCATCAAGGAAATCGAGGGCGACGCGAAGCAATACGGCGACGAGCGCCGCACGCTGATCCAGCAGGAAAAGCGCGCTACCTTCGAAGCGCGGGTGGTCGACGAGCCGGTCACGGTTGTCGTGTCGCAGAAGGGCTGGGTGCGTGCGCTGAAGGGCCACGGCCTCGACGCGGCGGGCTTTACGTTCAAGGCCGGCGACGGCCTCTATGCGGCATTCCAGTGCCGCACGCCGGACACGCTGGTCGCGTGGGGCAGCAACGGCCGCGTCTATTCGGTGGCGGTTGCGCTACTGCCGGGCGGGCGTGGCGACGGCGTGCCGGTCACGTCGCTGATCGAACTCGAGTCGGGCAGTCATCTGATGCATTACTACGCGGCATCCGCGGATCAGGCCTTGCTGCTCGCGTCGAGCAACGGCTTTGGCTTTGTCGCCAAGGTCGGCGACATGGTGAGCCGCGTGAAGGCGGGCAAGTCGTTCATGACGATCGACGCCGGCGCCGCGCCGCTCGCGCCGATGCCGATGCTGCCGGATGCCACGCACATTGCCTGTCTGTCGTCGGGCGGCCGTTTGCTGGTGTTCGGCCTCGACGAGATGAAGACGCTGTCGGGCGGTGGCCGCGGCGTCACGCTGATGGGGCTCGACGATAACGAAACGCTGGTGCAGGCGCTGTCGGTCAATCACGCGGGCGTGATCCTGATCGGCACGCGGCGCGGTGGCCGCGTCGACGAAGAAAAGCTCGGCCCCGCCGCGCTCGCGCCGCACGTCGGCAAACGGGCGCGCAAGGGACGCACGCCCGAGAGCAAGATGAAGCTCGATGGTATGCGTCCGGTGCCGGCGGCTTAA
- a CDS encoding chromate transporter has product MQTITSQDAARRGAREPLWTLFRVVFGLSALSWGGLALMAQLENHYVEREGRLSRIAFSDLIALAWMVPGPVGCNVAVQVGHALRGRAGAWIAGVASVLPFFMLMTLFAIFYRTPFVRAAASQTLLNHFSVVLATLIAVTWYKQARALLRGKLEWIAAALGCVALFYARSPAAYVAMLGAAFGAGWVISPIRNTRLVVSFGRGDRHLLIALCVLLVLFAVPLPTRYELALLWPRLAGAGMTLFGGGFSALPVLKTLFVTPAIGVSDNDFTLAFSLSPLSPGPLLNVVPFFGYLVDGWVGALIATLALFVPSGCLVVLAQRHLHQLKANPRFEHGMRMLRAVTTAFLAVAVLRIAGHVPFKPAYLITALFSGMCFVKLKVPVYVVYGTVAVVCGLWLAYGALP; this is encoded by the coding sequence ATGCAGACGATCACGAGCCAGGATGCCGCCCGACGAGGCGCACGAGAACCACTATGGACGCTATTCCGGGTCGTATTCGGCCTGTCGGCGCTGTCATGGGGCGGCCTCGCGCTGATGGCGCAACTCGAAAACCACTACGTCGAACGCGAAGGACGGCTGTCACGCATCGCCTTCTCCGATCTGATCGCGCTCGCGTGGATGGTGCCCGGTCCCGTGGGCTGCAATGTCGCCGTGCAGGTGGGGCATGCGCTGCGCGGACGCGCCGGCGCGTGGATCGCGGGCGTCGCCAGCGTGCTGCCCTTCTTCATGCTGATGACGCTGTTCGCAATCTTCTACCGCACCCCGTTCGTGCGCGCCGCCGCGTCGCAAACCTTGTTGAATCACTTCAGTGTCGTGCTGGCCACGTTGATCGCCGTCACCTGGTATAAGCAGGCGCGCGCGCTGCTGCGCGGCAAGCTCGAATGGATCGCGGCGGCGCTCGGCTGCGTGGCGCTTTTCTATGCGCGCAGTCCCGCTGCTTATGTGGCGATGCTCGGTGCAGCCTTCGGCGCGGGCTGGGTGATCAGCCCGATTCGCAATACGCGGCTTGTCGTGTCGTTCGGACGCGGCGACCGGCATCTGCTGATCGCGCTGTGCGTGCTGCTGGTGCTGTTCGCGGTGCCATTGCCGACCCGCTATGAACTCGCGCTGCTGTGGCCGCGTCTGGCGGGCGCCGGGATGACCTTGTTCGGCGGCGGCTTCTCCGCGCTGCCGGTTTTGAAGACGCTGTTCGTCACCCCGGCGATCGGCGTATCGGACAATGACTTCACGCTGGCGTTTTCTTTGTCGCCGCTGTCGCCGGGTCCGCTGCTGAACGTGGTGCCGTTTTTCGGCTATCTGGTGGATGGCTGGGTGGGCGCGCTGATCGCCACGCTCGCGTTATTCGTGCCGTCGGGCTGCCTCGTCGTGCTGGCGCAGCGGCATCTGCATCAACTGAAGGCGAATCCGCGCTTCGAGCACGGCATGCGGATGCTGCGCGCAGTGACCACCGCGTTTCTTGCGGTGGCGGTGCTGCGCATTGCCGGGCATGTGCCGTTCAAACCAGCGTATCTGATCACCGCGCTGTTTTCCGGCATGTGCTTCGTAAAGCTGAAGGTGCCGGTCTACGTGGTGTATGGGACGGTGGCAGTGGTGTGCGGGTTGTGGCTTGCGTATGGGGCGCTGCCATAG
- a CDS encoding CopD family protein, translating into MNKAIELALFLHLLAVAVWVGGMIFAHFCLRPAIADLSPQLRLPLWESVFSRFFNWVAAAVLVILITGGFLLMQFGGGHATWPLHAMAGLGIVMMLIFGHIRFAVFPRIRRAVQAQKWPDGAQAVGTIRRLVLINIVLGVVTIGVAVLSRGF; encoded by the coding sequence ATGAACAAAGCTATCGAACTCGCACTCTTTCTCCATCTGCTCGCGGTCGCGGTGTGGGTGGGTGGGATGATCTTCGCGCATTTCTGTCTGCGCCCGGCCATTGCCGATTTATCGCCGCAATTACGCCTGCCTTTGTGGGAATCGGTGTTTAGCCGTTTCTTCAATTGGGTCGCGGCGGCGGTGCTGGTGATTCTGATCACCGGCGGATTCCTGCTGATGCAATTCGGCGGCGGTCACGCCACGTGGCCGTTGCATGCCATGGCCGGCCTCGGCATCGTGATGATGCTGATCTTCGGGCATATCCGGTTTGCGGTGTTCCCGCGCATTCGGCGTGCGGTGCAGGCGCAGAAATGGCCGGACGGCGCGCAAGCGGTCGGTACGATCCGGCGTCTGGTGCTGATCAATATCGTGCTTGGCGTGGTGACGATCGGTGTCGCCGTGCTGTCGCGCGGATTCTGA
- a CDS encoding DUF4399 domain-containing protein, translating to MFKNKWLAGAALAGLLAVSGVAQAASVSFVQPADGATVSNPVHVVFAVDGMKIAPAGTMTEGTGHHHLLIDGQPLPKGEVIPATDKSLHFGKGQTETDLTLPPGDHTLTLQFGDGMHRSYGPEMSKTITVHVK from the coding sequence ATGTTCAAAAACAAATGGCTGGCAGGTGCGGCATTGGCTGGATTGCTCGCCGTGTCGGGCGTGGCGCAGGCGGCAAGCGTGTCGTTCGTGCAGCCGGCGGACGGCGCAACCGTCAGCAATCCCGTGCACGTGGTGTTCGCCGTCGACGGCATGAAGATCGCGCCGGCCGGCACGATGACCGAAGGCACGGGTCATCATCATCTGTTGATCGACGGTCAGCCGCTGCCCAAGGGCGAGGTGATTCCCGCGACCGACAAGTCGCTGCACTTCGGCAAGGGCCAGACCGAGACCGATCTGACGCTGCCGCCGGGCGATCACACGCTGACGCTGCAGTTCGGCGACGGCATGCATCGTTCGTACGGTCCGGAAATGAGCAAGACCATCACCGTACACGTGAAGTAA
- a CDS encoding rubredoxin — MSEVIEVTEYKSWVCLICGWIYNEEEGIPEEGIEPGTRFAAIPEDWRCPLCDVGKAEFAVVEF; from the coding sequence GTGAGCGAAGTAATTGAAGTGACTGAATATAAGAGCTGGGTCTGCCTGATTTGCGGCTGGATCTACAACGAGGAAGAAGGCATCCCCGAAGAAGGCATCGAGCCGGGTACGCGCTTCGCCGCGATTCCGGAAGACTGGCGCTGCCCGCTTTGCGACGTGGGTAAGGCGGAGTTTGCGGTGGTGGAGTTTTGA